The following proteins come from a genomic window of Natronosalvus vescus:
- a CDS encoding DUF7313 family protein, which translates to MLSPALFGPVDVLGEEVVASVTLIEFVLLGLVVVNLLVRALTHRSHVAAVREDGADALSRSLALEVTNVLIVLGGFYYITVHVHGGVVFTTLAIGLLVADFFEFEARLVEARQEMPLERPKAALFASTFVFLYIAYQSLFFLIRPLWETIV; encoded by the coding sequence ATGCTATCACCAGCGCTGTTTGGCCCGGTCGACGTCCTCGGTGAGGAGGTCGTCGCCAGCGTCACCCTCATCGAGTTCGTCCTGCTCGGACTCGTCGTCGTGAACCTGCTCGTTCGTGCACTGACCCACCGAAGTCACGTCGCCGCCGTCCGCGAAGACGGCGCCGACGCCCTCTCTCGAAGCCTCGCGCTCGAGGTGACGAACGTCCTGATCGTCCTCGGCGGGTTCTACTACATCACGGTTCACGTCCACGGCGGCGTCGTCTTCACGACCCTCGCCATCGGCCTGCTGGTCGCGGACTTCTTCGAGTTCGAGGCGCGCCTCGTCGAAGCGCGCCAGGAGATGCCCCTCGAGCGGCCGAAAGCAGCGCTGTTCGCCTCGACGTTCGTCTTCCTCTACATCGCCTACCAGTCGCTGTTCTTCCTGATCCGACCGCTCTGGGAAACGATCGTCTAG
- a CDS encoding NAD(+)/NADH kinase, translating to MDDDGWTLDPDPLIGVIDVEPATASPTHADGVSDPTALVHTALDDAGRFEGSDDAIDLVTGGPDTVLAADPTLVVALGDSALTAVARADATAMSPVLPVDTSPGVSPIPADALGRAFDALAAGEATTEAYPLLSVSSDASSSDAGSSDAGSSEETRTRALFDVSLVTAEAARISEYGVTSRGRQIAQFRADGVVAATPAGSHGYASAADGPSLSGAISGLAVVPIAPFVTRTRHWVLPDDGLSLSVEREGDDVTLCVDDRRVGTLEFGARVDIAVDPAAELGVLETPFSRDPFAG from the coding sequence ATGGACGACGACGGGTGGACGCTCGACCCAGACCCTCTCATCGGCGTGATCGACGTCGAACCAGCGACCGCGTCGCCGACCCACGCAGACGGTGTGAGCGATCCGACGGCGCTGGTTCACACCGCGCTCGACGATGCGGGTCGCTTCGAAGGATCTGACGATGCCATCGACCTCGTGACCGGTGGGCCCGACACCGTTCTCGCTGCCGATCCGACGCTCGTCGTGGCTCTCGGCGACAGTGCTCTTACCGCGGTAGCTCGAGCCGACGCCACCGCGATGTCGCCCGTTCTCCCGGTCGACACCAGCCCGGGCGTTTCCCCGATTCCTGCTGATGCGCTGGGGCGCGCATTCGACGCGCTCGCTGCTGGGGAAGCCACCACCGAAGCGTATCCGCTTCTGTCGGTCTCGAGCGATGCAAGCTCGAGTGACGCTGGCTCGAGTGATGCTGGCTCGAGCGAGGAAACCCGAACCCGCGCGCTGTTCGACGTCTCGCTCGTGACCGCCGAAGCGGCTCGCATCTCGGAGTACGGCGTCACCAGCCGCGGGCGACAGATCGCACAGTTCCGGGCCGACGGCGTGGTCGCCGCTACCCCAGCGGGGAGCCACGGTTACGCCAGCGCCGCCGACGGCCCGTCGCTGTCGGGAGCGATATCGGGTCTCGCCGTCGTCCCCATCGCCCCGTTCGTCACGCGCACCCGCCACTGGGTGCTTCCCGACGACGGCCTCTCGCTGTCGGTCGAACGTGAGGGCGACGACGTCACCCTCTGTGTCGACGACCGCCGTGTCGGGACGCTCGAGTTCGGCGCGCGCGTCGATATCGCGGTCGATCCGGCCGCCGAACTCGGGGTGCTCGAGACGCCGTTCAGTCGCGACCCGTTCGCCGGATGA
- a CDS encoding M28 family peptidase produces MSEWIGDIFTSDRGWNHLEALVDIGNRMAGSPGEREAAEVTRDALEAAGARHARLESFDIQGWERGESSITTDGEEQDCIALPRSPSASATAPLVDLGYGLPEDFEDADVEGSIVMVRSDIPSYFDRYVHRREKYYHAVVNGAAGFVYRNHVEGCLPPTGSVGTADDPIGEIPAVGVSSEVGSRLARRFDGEEIDVSVEATIEDAESQNVHAELGPDTDERVLVTSHIDAHDIAEGAMDNGAGTAMVVELAHALAAREDDLESRVEFVAYGAEEVGLVGSGYHAETTDHESIKAIVNNDGVVRGRTLSMTTHGFDALADAADEIADRHGHPVEAIPRLGPHSDHWPFTRWGVPGYHVMSTSDEVGRGWGHTFADTLDKIEKRNLREQAILLTDLVVHLTGEDVTTEHKTPDDIVEMLEEQDLAEGMRITGDWPYDD; encoded by the coding sequence ATGTCCGAATGGATTGGCGACATCTTTACCAGTGATCGCGGCTGGAATCACCTCGAGGCACTCGTCGATATCGGAAACCGGATGGCCGGTTCCCCCGGCGAGCGCGAGGCGGCCGAAGTGACTCGAGACGCGCTCGAGGCTGCCGGTGCTCGGCACGCTCGGCTCGAATCGTTCGACATCCAGGGCTGGGAGCGCGGCGAGAGTTCGATCACCACCGACGGCGAAGAACAGGACTGTATCGCCTTGCCTCGCAGTCCATCCGCGTCGGCGACCGCGCCGCTCGTTGACCTCGGCTACGGCCTCCCCGAGGACTTCGAGGACGCCGATGTCGAGGGCTCGATCGTCATGGTTCGCAGTGACATTCCGAGCTACTTCGACCGGTACGTTCACCGCCGGGAGAAGTACTACCACGCGGTCGTCAACGGTGCGGCCGGCTTCGTCTACCGGAACCACGTCGAGGGCTGTCTCCCGCCGACCGGCAGCGTCGGCACCGCGGACGATCCGATCGGCGAAATTCCCGCCGTCGGCGTCTCGAGCGAGGTCGGTTCCCGACTCGCCCGCCGGTTCGACGGCGAGGAGATTGACGTCAGCGTCGAAGCGACGATCGAGGACGCGGAGAGTCAGAACGTCCACGCCGAACTCGGTCCCGACACCGACGAGCGGGTACTCGTCACGAGCCACATCGACGCACACGACATCGCCGAGGGCGCGATGGACAACGGTGCCGGCACGGCGATGGTCGTCGAACTCGCACACGCCCTCGCCGCCCGCGAGGACGACCTCGAGAGCCGCGTCGAGTTCGTCGCCTACGGTGCCGAAGAAGTCGGTCTCGTCGGTTCGGGCTATCACGCAGAGACGACCGATCACGAGTCGATCAAAGCCATCGTGAACAACGACGGTGTCGTCCGGGGACGGACGCTCTCGATGACGACCCACGGGTTCGACGCACTCGCCGACGCCGCCGACGAAATCGCTGACCGTCACGGCCACCCGGTCGAGGCGATTCCTCGCCTCGGCCCCCACAGCGATCACTGGCCGTTTACTCGCTGGGGCGTCCCGGGATATCACGTCATGAGCACCTCCGACGAGGTTGGACGCGGCTGGGGGCACACGTTCGCCGACACGCTCGATAAGATCGAGAAACGCAACCTGCGCGAGCAGGCAATATTGCTCACCGACCTCGTCGTCCACCTCACGGGCGAAGACGTGACTACCGAGCACAAAACCCCCGACGACATCGTCGAAATGCTCGAGGAACAGGATCTCGCCGAGGGGATGCGGATCACCGGTGACTGGCCGTACGACGACTGA
- the pdhA gene encoding pyruvate dehydrogenase (acetyl-transferring) E1 component subunit alpha, protein MASHVDEIVRVLPTVEDDEADEESPTPFSEATLLELYETQVLARTFDEKAISLHRQGRIGTYAPLQGQEAAQVGAAMALREEDYLFPTYRDHAMYLTRGLPLSEVVRHLMGRGNYVDRQDESDLRTFPITIPIATQLPHAVGIGMGASYKGDDVVAMASLGDGATSEGDFHEALNFAGVFEAPAVFFCQNNGYAISVPRERQTASATIAQKADAYGIEGVRVDGNDVLAVYDVVTDALQHARSGGGATLIEAVTYRRGPHTTTDDPDVYRDEDECEEWTDPLERTRGYLEDVVGWTEADDQEVRERAQERVQAAVETAEAESDPEPETMFDHVYAGDHPRYPHQREQLPDDPVVNH, encoded by the coding sequence ATGGCAAGTCACGTCGATGAAATCGTTCGAGTGTTGCCCACGGTCGAAGACGACGAAGCCGACGAGGAGTCGCCAACACCGTTTTCCGAGGCGACGCTTCTCGAGCTGTATGAAACACAGGTACTCGCTCGAACGTTCGACGAGAAAGCTATCAGCCTCCATCGTCAGGGGCGGATCGGCACGTACGCGCCACTGCAAGGCCAGGAAGCAGCCCAGGTGGGCGCGGCGATGGCGCTCCGCGAGGAGGACTATCTATTTCCGACCTATCGCGACCACGCGATGTATCTCACCCGCGGGCTGCCGCTCTCGGAGGTCGTCCGTCACTTGATGGGACGAGGGAACTACGTCGACCGACAGGACGAATCTGACCTGCGAACGTTCCCGATCACGATTCCGATCGCAACGCAGTTACCACACGCCGTCGGTATCGGAATGGGCGCGAGCTACAAGGGCGACGACGTCGTCGCGATGGCGAGCCTCGGCGATGGGGCGACCTCCGAAGGGGACTTCCACGAAGCGCTCAATTTTGCGGGCGTCTTCGAGGCCCCAGCCGTCTTTTTCTGTCAGAACAACGGCTACGCGATTTCGGTGCCTCGAGAACGACAGACTGCGAGTGCGACCATCGCCCAGAAGGCCGATGCTTACGGCATCGAGGGCGTTCGGGTCGACGGCAACGACGTCCTCGCCGTCTACGACGTCGTCACCGACGCGCTGCAGCACGCTCGTTCGGGCGGCGGCGCGACACTCATCGAAGCCGTAACCTACCGTCGTGGCCCCCACACCACCACCGACGATCCGGACGTCTACCGCGACGAAGACGAGTGTGAGGAGTGGACGGATCCGCTCGAGCGCACGCGGGGGTACCTCGAGGACGTCGTCGGCTGGACGGAAGCGGACGATCAGGAAGTTCGCGAGCGCGCACAGGAACGCGTGCAAGCCGCTGTCGAAACCGCCGAAGCCGAATCCGATCCAGAACCCGAGACGATGTTCGATCACGTCTACGCTGGCGACCATCCGCGCTACCCACACCAGCGCGAGCAGTTGCCGGACGATCCGGTCGTCAATCACTGA
- a CDS encoding CopG family ribbon-helix-helix protein, with product MAVVSVSMPDALLERLDQFADDHGYTGRSEVVREASRNLLGEFEDTRLEDRKLMGLVTVLFDYETTNVEEQMMHLRHEHESLVSSNFHTHVGDHFCLELFVLEGSLEEISTFVGKIRATQDVLSVDYSVNPVDGFDPLSHQHG from the coding sequence ATGGCCGTTGTTAGCGTCTCGATGCCGGATGCACTCCTCGAACGTCTCGATCAGTTCGCCGACGATCACGGATACACGGGTCGAAGTGAAGTCGTCAGAGAAGCCTCGCGAAACCTCCTCGGAGAGTTCGAGGACACCCGTCTCGAGGATCGGAAACTGATGGGGCTCGTCACCGTCCTGTTCGATTACGAAACGACGAACGTCGAAGAGCAGATGATGCACCTGCGCCACGAACACGAGTCGCTCGTCTCATCGAATTTCCACACCCACGTTGGGGATCACTTCTGTCTGGAGCTGTTCGTTCTCGAGGGTTCACTCGAGGAGATTTCGACGTTCGTGGGTAAGATTCGGGCGACACAGGACGTGCTGTCGGTCGACTATTCGGTCAATCCCGTCGACGGATTCGATCCGCTCTCTCACCAGCACGGATAA
- a CDS encoding bacterio-opsin activator domain-containing protein, with amino-acid sequence MSFIAEIAVTSDDFALDHVLAAAPEMVVEVERVVATMEDRIMPYFWVTGGDFEAFEEAFEADGSVNHATVIDEVDDSKLYRAEWTKNVESIVTAYLEIGATLLKAVGKDGRWELRMRFDDHENLAAFRAYCSEHDIRFELLHLQEQNQPMASAQFELSSTQRNTLLAALEAGYYEVPQRATMTELAAMLGISQQALSKRLHVAHKNLITSTIAITRSDDG; translated from the coding sequence ATGAGCTTCATCGCGGAGATCGCCGTCACATCCGACGACTTCGCTTTAGATCACGTGCTCGCCGCCGCTCCCGAGATGGTCGTCGAAGTCGAGCGGGTGGTCGCGACGATGGAGGATCGGATCATGCCGTATTTCTGGGTCACCGGTGGTGACTTCGAGGCATTCGAGGAGGCGTTCGAAGCGGATGGCTCGGTGAACCACGCCACCGTTATCGACGAGGTGGACGATTCGAAACTGTATCGAGCCGAGTGGACGAAGAACGTCGAATCGATCGTCACCGCCTATCTCGAAATCGGCGCAACGCTACTCAAAGCGGTCGGAAAGGACGGTCGATGGGAGTTGCGGATGCGATTCGATGACCACGAGAATCTCGCTGCCTTTCGTGCCTACTGTTCTGAACACGACATTCGGTTCGAACTGCTGCACCTCCAGGAGCAAAATCAACCGATGGCGAGTGCCCAATTCGAACTCTCATCAACACAGCGAAACACGCTGCTTGCCGCCCTCGAGGCCGGCTACTACGAGGTGCCACAACGCGCGACGATGACTGAGCTGGCTGCCATGTTAGGAATCTCCCAGCAGGCGCTCTCGAAGCGACTGCACGTGGCACACAAGAACCTCATTACGAGTACTATTGCGATCACGCGTTCAGACGACGGCTAA
- a CDS encoding CbiX/SirB N-terminal domain-containing protein, translating into MQALVIVAHGSHLNPGSAQPTYDHADTIRDTGAFDEVREAFWKEEPHFREVIRTVESDEVFVVPLFISEGYFTEQVIPRELRLEGWDPDLWDSDGTDASDVSLAVGDAEKVVHYCGPVGTHDAMTDVIVQRAETVTGDSDVGEGFGLAVVGHGTERNENSAKAIEYHTERIRDLDRFDEVEALYMDEEPEIDDVTDYTDAKDIVVVPLFVADGFHTQEDIPEDMGLTDDFREGWDIPGEVDGQRIWYAGAVGTEAFMADVILERAADAGAELGDALEQVQARTGGTPATGD; encoded by the coding sequence ATGCAAGCGCTGGTCATCGTGGCACACGGCTCACACTTGAATCCGGGGTCAGCACAGCCGACGTACGACCATGCGGATACGATCCGTGATACGGGTGCCTTCGACGAAGTTCGCGAAGCGTTCTGGAAGGAAGAACCACACTTTCGGGAGGTGATTCGCACCGTCGAATCCGACGAGGTGTTCGTCGTCCCGTTGTTCATCAGCGAGGGGTACTTCACCGAACAGGTGATACCCCGCGAACTCCGCCTCGAGGGCTGGGATCCCGACCTGTGGGACTCGGACGGTACCGACGCCAGCGACGTGTCACTCGCGGTTGGCGACGCGGAGAAGGTCGTCCACTACTGTGGCCCCGTCGGGACGCACGACGCGATGACGGACGTCATCGTCCAGCGAGCGGAGACCGTCACCGGTGACAGTGACGTTGGAGAGGGGTTCGGCCTCGCTGTCGTCGGACACGGCACCGAACGGAACGAGAACTCCGCGAAGGCAATCGAGTACCACACAGAGCGCATTCGAGATCTCGATCGATTCGACGAGGTCGAGGCGCTGTACATGGACGAGGAACCCGAAATCGACGACGTCACCGATTACACGGACGCCAAGGACATCGTCGTCGTCCCGCTGTTCGTCGCGGACGGCTTTCACACCCAGGAGGACATCCCCGAGGATATGGGATTGACCGACGATTTCCGCGAGGGGTGGGACATCCCGGGGGAGGTCGACGGCCAGCGGATCTGGTACGCAGGCGCAGTCGGCACCGAAGCGTTCATGGCCGACGTGATTCTCGAGCGGGCTGCCGACGCGGGTGCGGAACTCGGCGACGCGCTCGAGCAGGTACAGGCACGAACCGGTGGCACGCCAGCGACGGGTGACTGA
- a CDS encoding DR2241 family protein, which yields MPGQRDGMRSELELTDAVGEAVLEAVRETDNATTAIDFDGLRIGQDEDGYVLETPETAHDGLTEADLAAALESAAPYVTNWHFWERTVGGEGTARRAFLRWAEGASFDTDGGASDDSSDPDSVLLERHDALESASGVVRHWGELELRTRLADAEIDQRGEPGGRVYEIRHVDDSAEPLDGLERYDDPREARDLVTYDDRGRYRPLKTAPSLVSGWCFDDLSSSEFVETIRAIYPATIANWHREQRGRLDVDHWIETAERQSGIYDVIDELPREALEWVTEACCVDSQCLKRRKWHFDEDDELSTPGGDGEFPCREPCSLVIAAARKWTILESENEKTWELELTTSEMNQLAEIVDAVADGRVDEIREADVYDGANRYRARYLRAKRLTDGSLDADQTDD from the coding sequence ATGCCGGGACAGCGTGACGGGATGCGCTCGGAACTGGAACTCACCGATGCGGTAGGCGAGGCCGTCCTCGAGGCGGTTCGCGAGACCGACAACGCCACCACCGCGATCGATTTCGACGGCCTTCGTATCGGTCAGGACGAGGACGGCTACGTCCTCGAGACACCGGAGACGGCCCACGACGGACTCACCGAGGCCGACCTGGCCGCGGCGCTCGAGTCTGCGGCCCCCTACGTCACCAACTGGCACTTCTGGGAGCGGACGGTCGGTGGCGAGGGAACCGCCAGACGGGCGTTTTTACGCTGGGCGGAGGGTGCCTCGTTCGATACCGACGGTGGAGCCAGTGACGACTCGTCCGACCCCGATTCGGTGTTGCTCGAACGCCACGACGCTCTCGAGTCCGCGTCCGGCGTCGTGCGCCACTGGGGCGAACTCGAGCTGCGGACGCGACTAGCCGACGCCGAGATCGACCAGCGCGGCGAACCCGGCGGCCGGGTCTACGAAATCCGCCACGTCGACGACAGCGCCGAACCGCTCGACGGCCTCGAGCGATACGATGATCCGCGCGAGGCCCGCGACCTCGTCACCTACGACGACCGTGGTCGCTACCGGCCGCTGAAGACCGCACCCAGCCTGGTATCGGGCTGGTGTTTCGACGACCTCTCGAGCAGCGAGTTCGTCGAGACGATTCGCGCGATCTACCCCGCGACGATCGCCAACTGGCACCGCGAACAGCGGGGACGACTCGACGTCGACCACTGGATCGAGACGGCCGAGCGCCAGAGCGGCATCTACGACGTGATCGACGAACTGCCGCGGGAGGCCCTCGAGTGGGTGACCGAGGCCTGTTGTGTCGACTCCCAGTGTCTGAAGCGCCGGAAGTGGCACTTTGACGAGGACGACGAGCTATCGACACCCGGTGGCGACGGCGAGTTCCCCTGCCGGGAACCGTGTTCGCTGGTCATCGCCGCGGCTCGAAAGTGGACGATCCTCGAGTCCGAGAATGAGAAGACGTGGGAACTCGAGTTGACGACGAGCGAGATGAACCAGTTGGCCGAAATCGTGGACGCCGTCGCGGATGGCCGGGTCGACGAGATTCGGGAAGCGGACGTCTACGACGGCGCGAATCGCTATCGGGCACGGTACTTGCGAGCGAAGCGGTTGACGGACGGTTCGCTGGACGCAGACCAAACGGACGACTGA
- a CDS encoding SprT-like domain-containing protein, producing MSDADTEPLTVDDELLARARIHARTVDIDVDWDHLEWAVSARAKRRAGLCRWEHSREVATIVLSRAAYEAYEWETFASVVRHELIHAWEYQQFGESGHGERFRRVAARLEAPRHCPSFTEPRYVLRCQNESCDWRATRHRASKPVTTPERYRCGSCGADYTVEHSDSGRTWTCSSGYGGVKAALGEEW from the coding sequence GTGAGCGACGCAGATACCGAACCGTTAACCGTCGACGACGAACTCCTCGCGCGAGCGCGCATTCACGCTCGAACCGTCGACATCGACGTCGACTGGGATCACCTCGAGTGGGCGGTGTCCGCCCGAGCGAAGCGACGCGCAGGACTCTGCCGGTGGGAGCACTCTCGCGAGGTGGCGACGATCGTCCTCTCGCGGGCGGCATACGAGGCCTACGAGTGGGAGACGTTTGCGTCGGTCGTCCGCCACGAACTGATCCACGCCTGGGAGTACCAGCAGTTCGGCGAATCCGGCCACGGGGAGCGATTTCGCCGCGTCGCCGCCCGTCTCGAGGCACCGCGTCACTGTCCCTCGTTCACCGAGCCTCGGTACGTCCTCCGGTGTCAGAACGAGAGCTGTGACTGGCGGGCGACCCGCCACCGAGCCTCGAAGCCCGTGACGACGCCCGAACGGTACCGGTGTGGTTCGTGCGGAGCGGATTACACGGTCGAACACAGCGACAGCGGCCGCACCTGGACGTGCTCGAGCGGCTACGGTGGGGTAAAAGCGGCTCTCGGCGAGGAGTGGTAA
- a CDS encoding metal-dependent hydrolase, producing MNKKGHVLNAVLLSIGLAYLIEPAGDEATFATVIEIGVPVTLGALFPDVDTAFGRHRKTLHNLPIFVGFALFPFYFGNLEWVWLGVLTHYILDVAGSKRGIALFYPVWKKEFGLPVGVAVSSRQSDLVTVLVTVGELVIAAAILYEAHHWVTEPAQRAIGL from the coding sequence ATGAACAAGAAAGGACACGTGCTCAACGCTGTGCTGTTGAGCATCGGGCTGGCATATCTCATCGAGCCAGCCGGTGACGAAGCCACCTTCGCCACCGTGATCGAAATTGGGGTGCCGGTAACCCTGGGAGCCCTCTTTCCCGACGTCGACACCGCCTTCGGTCGCCACCGCAAGACCCTCCACAATCTGCCGATTTTCGTCGGATTTGCACTGTTTCCGTTCTACTTCGGCAACCTCGAGTGGGTCTGGCTGGGCGTGTTGACCCACTACATCCTCGACGTCGCCGGGAGCAAGCGCGGCATCGCGCTGTTCTACCCGGTCTGGAAAAAGGAGTTCGGACTGCCTGTCGGGGTCGCGGTCTCGAGCAGACAGTCCGACCTGGTCACCGTGTTGGTCACCGTGGGCGAACTGGTGATCGCCGCGGCCATCCTGTACGAAGCCCATCACTGGGTGACCGAACCGGCCCAGCGAGCCATCGGACTGTAA
- a CDS encoding Lrp/AsnC ligand binding domain-containing protein: MVHAFIMVKTAAGKSEGLLADIRGLEKVTGAHIVAGNYDIIAEVDAPEVYDVLHAASGEVQSLEGVTETKTYIAMD; this comes from the coding sequence ATGGTTCACGCGTTCATTATGGTGAAAACCGCCGCCGGGAAGTCGGAGGGACTGCTCGCGGACATCCGCGGCCTCGAGAAGGTGACCGGTGCCCACATCGTCGCCGGTAACTACGACATCATCGCCGAAGTCGATGCTCCCGAGGTGTACGATGTCTTGCACGCCGCCTCCGGTGAGGTGCAAAGCCTGGAAGGCGTCACTGAGACGAAAACGTACATCGCGATGGATTGA
- a CDS encoding DUF5813 family protein has protein sequence MTALPPPVDDALEGHEAFTPIDDEHAYALETTVFETTVTATSADGERNGEFTVTVVMPTLDAATDDDVAPVVEDGWFETFERRLEDIFSVAQTSTHDTPRIERDLAAGEVRVILEYVAWDATEGVDDAKTLIEYVEGTYAQGIIPGYSYRGSAAALLTNAQQAGREAETGSSGPRDEGSGRSDPRL, from the coding sequence ATGACAGCGTTACCACCGCCAGTCGACGACGCCCTGGAGGGCCACGAGGCGTTCACACCGATCGACGACGAACACGCCTACGCACTCGAGACGACGGTGTTCGAAACGACCGTGACGGCCACATCCGCTGACGGCGAGCGTAACGGCGAATTCACCGTGACCGTCGTGATGCCAACGCTCGATGCGGCGACCGACGACGACGTCGCCCCCGTCGTCGAAGACGGCTGGTTCGAAACGTTCGAGCGGCGACTCGAGGACATCTTTTCGGTCGCACAGACGAGCACGCACGACACTCCCCGGATCGAGCGGGATCTGGCCGCGGGCGAGGTGCGTGTGATCCTCGAGTACGTCGCCTGGGATGCCACCGAGGGGGTCGACGACGCCAAGACCCTGATCGAGTACGTGGAGGGAACCTACGCCCAGGGCATTATCCCCGGCTACAGCTATCGCGGGTCGGCTGCCGCGTTGCTCACGAATGCCCAGCAGGCGGGCCGTGAGGCGGAAACGGGTAGCAGTGGGCCTCGAGATGAAGGTTCCGGCCGAAGCGACCCGCGGTTGTGA
- a CDS encoding DUF7522 family protein, with product MATGLITDDTADRIVTTCRTTVGDSLRSVTYFTRDDYEQLYLRGDLERDADLTSFIGHEWRGFKTTQTAYEGSELGDYNYTIRVFDNGFLIRVTTDREGVFVTTDGLTIKDFEEVATALDTFLGGGDID from the coding sequence ATGGCGACGGGATTGATTACGGACGACACGGCCGACCGGATCGTCACCACCTGCCGAACCACCGTCGGCGACAGCCTCCGCTCGGTGACGTACTTCACCCGCGACGACTACGAACAGCTCTACTTGCGGGGCGACCTCGAGCGCGACGCCGACCTCACGAGTTTCATCGGTCACGAGTGGCGCGGCTTCAAGACGACCCAGACCGCCTACGAAGGCTCAGAACTCGGTGATTACAACTACACGATTCGAGTCTTCGACAACGGGTTCCTCATCCGCGTGACAACCGATCGGGAGGGCGTCTTCGTCACCACGGACGGACTGACGATCAAGGACTTCGAAGAAGTTGCAACAGCGCTCGACACGTTCCTGGGGGGAGGCGATATCGATTAA
- the pan2 gene encoding proteasome-activating nucleotidase Pan2, with the protein MSRSPSLPDTPTREIDPDLPDDERLEALKEHLVQLADANEQLAAQLDAAHERRTRLGENVTRIERENEVLKSSSLYLATVEDCLGTEVVVKQHGNNQEVLTEVTTEMVDDLDPGDRVAVNDSFGIQRILSAETDARAQTMEITEKPTVTYDDIGGIDDQVREVREAVEQPLAEPELFENVGIEPPAGVLLYGPPGTGKTMLAKAVANQTDATFIKMAGSELVRKFIGEGSRLVRDLFEMAREREPAVIFIDEIDAIAATRTESKTSGDAEVQRTMMQLLSEMDGFDERGDIRIIAATNRFDMLDSAILRPGRFDRLIEVPEPDIEGRKRIFQIHTRNMNVEDDVDFVDLAEATEGFSGAEIESLATEAGMFAIRDDRTTVEHADFEAALEKIEAGDTEIVTTANYFFD; encoded by the coding sequence ATGTCTCGAAGCCCGTCGCTCCCCGATACGCCGACACGTGAGATCGATCCGGATCTCCCCGACGATGAACGGCTCGAGGCGCTCAAAGAACACCTCGTGCAGCTAGCCGACGCCAACGAGCAACTGGCTGCACAGCTGGACGCCGCTCACGAGCGGCGAACGCGCCTTGGTGAGAACGTCACTCGCATCGAACGCGAAAACGAAGTACTCAAAAGCTCTTCGCTGTACCTCGCGACCGTCGAAGACTGTCTGGGAACCGAAGTCGTCGTCAAACAACACGGCAACAACCAGGAAGTACTCACCGAGGTCACGACGGAGATGGTAGACGATCTCGATCCGGGCGACCGGGTCGCAGTAAACGATTCCTTCGGGATTCAGCGGATTCTGTCGGCCGAAACCGACGCCCGCGCCCAGACGATGGAGATTACCGAAAAGCCCACCGTCACCTACGACGACATCGGCGGCATCGACGACCAGGTTCGCGAGGTTCGCGAGGCCGTCGAACAGCCACTCGCCGAGCCCGAACTGTTCGAGAACGTCGGTATCGAACCACCCGCCGGTGTGCTCCTGTATGGGCCGCCGGGGACCGGGAAGACGATGCTCGCGAAGGCCGTCGCCAACCAGACCGACGCCACCTTCATCAAGATGGCCGGCTCCGAACTCGTCCGGAAGTTCATCGGCGAGGGTTCACGACTCGTTCGGGATCTCTTCGAGATGGCCCGCGAACGCGAACCCGCCGTCATCTTCATCGACGAAATCGACGCTATCGCCGCCACACGGACGGAGTCGAAGACCTCCGGCGACGCCGAAGTCCAGCGGACGATGATGCAGCTCCTCTCGGAGATGGACGGGTTCGACGAACGCGGCGACATCCGCATCATCGCGGCAACGAATCGCTTCGATATGCTCGATAGTGCAATCCTCCGACCCGGCCGATTCGATCGGCTCATCGAGGTACCCGAACCCGACATCGAGGGGCGAAAACGCATTTTCCAGATCCACACCCGGAACATGAACGTCGAGGACGATGTCGACTTCGTCGACCTCGCCGAGGCGACCGAAGGCTTCTCTGGAGCCGAAATCGAGTCCCTCGCGACGGAGGCCGGGATGTTCGCCATCCGCGACGACCGAACCACGGTCGAACACGCGGACTTCGAGGCCGCCCTCGAGAAGATCGAGGCCGGCGACACCGAAATCGTGACGACGGCGAACTACTTCTTCGACTGA